The following proteins come from a genomic window of Pseudomonas sp. WJP1:
- a CDS encoding M20 family metallopeptidase, translating to MNRIDNELLLDLSRRLIQLVTFDPPGNELPAAQLVASVLADFGIDSELQSIGDNRANVVARIKGNGNRPALIFSAHLDTISVNEADWSVPPFGALVKDGRLYGRGATDMKAALAAMVVAGIAVKQSNEPLQGDLILAFSAAENSSCLGARHMLDSGILDGSGALLVSEPTSLDVFIAEKGALWLQATAKGEYGHNAFSENRTGDRGSAILRMAEFLCRVRDLKVESPVHPLLGSPTVNVGLIQGGISWPLIAPQCTASIDIRTVPGLTADDVIAQFRTIAGPHVSIDLVDVKPPVDTPAEHPFVDLCVASVVAERGAQPLVTGVSYYSDAAVLAPALNVPMVIIGPGEVGKSGSVDEYVELDKLEASARIFADIALRYLA from the coding sequence ATGAACCGCATTGATAACGAATTGCTGCTGGATCTTTCCCGTCGACTGATTCAACTGGTGACGTTCGATCCACCGGGCAACGAATTACCGGCTGCGCAACTGGTGGCGTCGGTTCTGGCCGACTTCGGCATCGACAGCGAACTGCAATCGATCGGTGACAACCGCGCCAACGTCGTGGCCCGCATCAAGGGTAACGGCAACCGTCCTGCGCTGATTTTTTCGGCGCACCTGGACACGATCAGCGTCAACGAAGCCGACTGGAGCGTTCCGCCGTTTGGTGCGCTGGTCAAGGACGGCCGCCTGTATGGTCGCGGCGCTACCGACATGAAAGCGGCGCTGGCAGCGATGGTCGTCGCCGGTATCGCCGTCAAGCAAAGCAACGAGCCATTGCAGGGCGATCTGATCCTGGCCTTCAGTGCCGCGGAAAACTCCAGTTGCCTGGGCGCCAGGCACATGCTCGACAGCGGGATTCTCGATGGCAGTGGGGCCTTGCTGGTCAGCGAACCGACGTCCCTCGATGTGTTCATCGCCGAGAAAGGTGCGTTGTGGCTGCAAGCGACGGCCAAGGGTGAATACGGGCATAACGCCTTCTCCGAAAACCGCACCGGGGATCGCGGCAGCGCCATCCTGCGCATGGCGGAATTTCTCTGCCGTGTGCGTGACCTTAAGGTTGAATCGCCGGTTCACCCCTTGCTCGGCTCGCCAACCGTGAACGTCGGCCTGATCCAGGGCGGTATTTCCTGGCCGCTGATTGCGCCGCAGTGCACGGCGAGCATCGACATTCGCACCGTACCCGGCTTGACCGCAGACGATGTGATTGCCCAGTTTCGGACGATTGCAGGGCCTCACGTCAGCATCGACCTGGTGGACGTCAAACCACCGGTGGACACCCCGGCCGAGCATCCCTTTGTTGACCTGTGCGTAGCGTCGGTAGTCGCCGAACGGGGCGCGCAGCCACTGGTAACCGGGGTCTCCTACTACTCGGACGCGGCGGTCCTGGCGCCGGCACTCAATGTGCCCATGGTCATCATCGGCCCTGGCGAAGTCGGCAAAAGCGGCTCGGTGGACGAGTACGTCGAACTCGACAAGCTCGAAGCCTCGGCGCGAATTTTCGCCGATATTGCCCTGCGCTACCTGGCTTGA
- a CDS encoding aldehyde dehydrogenase family protein yields the protein MQNLNFIEGRWTPSATGQTLPVIDPATEQVFAQIPRGVAEDIDAAVAAAEKALNAGWRSTTGTQRAKLLRGIAQGIEAEAEALAQLDVRDCGKPITEARYDVGDAVLCFNYYAELAEALDARQGEAVAIADERFEVKLRYEPAGVAGLIVPWNFPLVNAAWKVAPALAAGCSVVIKPSELASLSTLRLAHIAETAGLPAGVLNVVTGLGSEAGARLAGHPGIAKVSFTGGVDSGRRVMQARAELVGDVALELGGKSAMIVFDDVDLDHAVEWILMGSLYNQGQVCAATSRVLVQESVYDALLEKLHAAVVGLRVGAGSDDTTQVGPLISAAQRDRVASMVRQGIEQGARVLCGGEVTASHGTGFYYLPTVLLDVSRENLLWTEEIFGPVLSVTRFSTEAQAIELANDSRFGLAAAVLCNDQVRRERVASALFAGIVWANCSGPAFIQAPWGGVKQSGFRRGLGEWGMHEFLELKQVTTYISDQAWGHFTPAG from the coding sequence ATGCAAAACCTGAACTTTATAGAGGGTCGCTGGACCCCGAGTGCTACCGGTCAGACCTTACCCGTCATTGATCCGGCTACCGAGCAAGTCTTCGCCCAGATCCCTCGCGGTGTCGCCGAAGATATCGATGCCGCGGTCGCGGCCGCTGAAAAAGCGCTGAATGCCGGTTGGCGTAGTACCACTGGTACGCAGCGGGCGAAGCTTCTGCGAGGTATCGCCCAAGGCATCGAAGCCGAGGCCGAGGCCCTGGCTCAACTGGATGTGCGTGATTGTGGCAAGCCGATCACCGAGGCGCGTTATGACGTGGGGGACGCAGTGCTCTGCTTCAACTATTACGCGGAGCTCGCCGAGGCACTCGATGCGCGCCAGGGTGAAGCGGTGGCGATCGCCGATGAGCGCTTCGAGGTCAAATTGCGCTACGAGCCCGCCGGTGTCGCCGGATTGATCGTGCCGTGGAATTTCCCGTTGGTGAACGCCGCGTGGAAAGTCGCCCCTGCGTTGGCGGCCGGATGTTCGGTGGTGATCAAACCCTCGGAACTGGCGTCCCTGAGTACCTTGCGCCTGGCGCATATTGCCGAGACGGCGGGGCTACCGGCCGGCGTGCTCAACGTGGTGACCGGCCTGGGCAGTGAGGCCGGTGCACGTTTGGCCGGGCATCCGGGTATCGCCAAAGTGTCGTTCACCGGCGGTGTCGACTCCGGACGCAGAGTGATGCAAGCACGGGCCGAGCTGGTCGGTGATGTGGCGCTGGAGTTGGGCGGAAAGTCGGCGATGATCGTGTTCGACGATGTCGACCTTGATCACGCGGTGGAATGGATTCTGATGGGCTCCCTGTACAACCAGGGCCAGGTCTGTGCCGCGACGAGCCGTGTACTGGTGCAGGAATCGGTGTATGACGCTTTGCTGGAAAAGCTGCACGCTGCGGTTGTCGGGCTGCGTGTTGGCGCGGGGAGTGACGACACGACCCAGGTAGGGCCGCTGATCAGTGCCGCACAGCGTGACCGGGTGGCGAGCATGGTCCGCCAGGGTATCGAGCAAGGCGCGAGGGTATTGTGTGGCGGTGAAGTAACCGCCAGTCACGGCACAGGTTTTTACTACCTGCCAACGGTATTGCTGGACGTCTCTCGCGAGAATCTGCTCTGGACCGAAGAGATTTTTGGCCCGGTGCTCAGCGTCACCCGGTTCAGTACCGAAGCCCAGGCCATCGAACTGGCCAATGACAGCCGCTTCGGTCTCGCCGCCGCGGTGTTGTGCAACGATCAAGTGCGACGTGAGCGTGTGGCGAGTGCCCTGTTCGCCGGTATCGTCTGGGCCAACTGCTCGGGCCCAGCCTTCATTCAGGCGCCATGGGGCGGGGTCAAGCAAAGCGGTTTCCGACGCGGACTGGGCGAGTGGGGCATGCATGAGTTTCTGGAACTCAAGCAAGTCACCACCTATATCAGTGATCAGGCCTGGGGACACTTCACGCCGGCCGGTTAA
- a CDS encoding GMC family oxidoreductase, giving the protein MSRTTTYDYIIVGAGSAGCALAGRLSEDPSISVLVLEAGPKDWDPRFSFPLGEALTVGSRYDWAFKSEPEPALRGQQFELPRGRVLGGSSSINGKLYVRGNAQDFDEWEALGNPGWGFDSVLPCFMRSEHWEHGASPLRGTGGPLETTFGHYQHSIYQAFIDAGTSLGFAYNPDYNGPSQEGFAWSQFTHTHESVARCSSARAYLRPVRDRSNLTVMTGALVTKVLLQGDQCEGVAVQYKGKVLQLRSRLDTVLSAGAYQSPQLLMLSGIGDPQTLAEHGIETRHVLPGVGRNLQDHFGSTIQFESKTTDTYYRLMNPFSAASALLQYVVRREGPFSIFPMNALAFVKTLPELSRPDVQFLMFPSAVNPNSANDPWPRKHALAIQWAVCRPQSRGEVTLNSANPMAPPKIIHRFLSEETDRAANRRAFRLARQLFAQGPLKALVGEEAAQSRECVTDEQIDNYMSYLSGTHYHPVGTCKMGNDDQAVVDARLRVHGIKGLRVVDASIMPTIVGGNTNAASIMIGERAAELIQEERAGGLKISA; this is encoded by the coding sequence ATGAGTCGCACCACCACCTATGACTACATCATTGTCGGCGCCGGATCAGCGGGCTGTGCGTTGGCCGGACGATTGTCGGAGGATCCATCGATCTCGGTACTCGTACTGGAAGCAGGTCCCAAGGATTGGGATCCACGGTTTTCCTTCCCTCTGGGTGAAGCCCTGACCGTTGGCAGTCGCTATGACTGGGCTTTCAAGTCCGAGCCTGAACCTGCCTTGCGCGGCCAGCAATTCGAGCTGCCACGTGGCCGCGTCCTGGGCGGCAGTTCATCAATCAATGGCAAGTTGTATGTGCGCGGCAATGCTCAGGATTTTGATGAATGGGAAGCCTTGGGCAATCCCGGTTGGGGGTTTGATTCAGTGTTGCCTTGTTTCATGCGCTCGGAACATTGGGAGCACGGCGCCTCACCGTTGCGTGGAACGGGTGGGCCGCTGGAAACCACTTTCGGGCATTACCAGCACAGCATCTATCAGGCATTTATCGACGCTGGAACAAGCCTGGGGTTTGCCTATAACCCGGATTACAACGGACCGAGCCAGGAAGGTTTTGCGTGGTCGCAATTTACCCATACCCACGAATCCGTGGCGCGGTGTTCTTCGGCGCGAGCGTATTTACGTCCTGTGCGGGATCGGTCGAACCTGACCGTCATGACCGGCGCGCTGGTCACCAAGGTCCTGTTGCAAGGCGATCAATGTGAGGGGGTGGCGGTTCAGTACAAAGGCAAGGTGTTGCAGCTGCGCTCGCGACTGGACACGGTGCTGTCCGCCGGGGCTTACCAATCGCCACAATTGCTGATGTTGTCGGGGATCGGTGACCCGCAGACGCTGGCCGAACACGGCATTGAGACCCGGCACGTTTTGCCGGGCGTCGGGCGCAACCTTCAAGACCACTTTGGCTCGACGATCCAGTTCGAAAGTAAAACCACGGACACCTACTATCGCCTGATGAATCCGTTCAGCGCCGCGTCCGCCTTGCTGCAGTACGTGGTGCGCCGGGAAGGGCCGTTTTCGATTTTCCCGATGAACGCCCTGGCCTTCGTCAAGACGCTGCCCGAACTGTCACGCCCGGACGTGCAGTTCCTGATGTTCCCCAGTGCGGTAAACCCCAATAGCGCCAATGATCCGTGGCCGCGCAAGCACGCGCTCGCCATCCAGTGGGCGGTCTGTCGGCCGCAGAGTCGCGGCGAAGTCACCCTCAACTCGGCAAATCCCATGGCCCCGCCAAAAATCATTCATCGTTTCCTCAGCGAGGAGACCGACCGCGCCGCCAATCGCCGTGCGTTTCGCCTGGCCCGTCAACTCTTTGCCCAAGGCCCGTTGAAAGCGTTGGTGGGTGAGGAGGCTGCGCAAAGTCGCGAATGCGTGACCGATGAGCAAATCGACAATTACATGAGTTACCTCTCGGGAACGCATTACCACCCGGTGGGCACTTGCAAGATGGGCAACGACGACCAGGCCGTGGTCGATGCCCGTTTGCGCGTGCATGGGATCAAGGGACTGCGTGTCGTTGACGCGTCCATCATGCCGACCATCGTCGGCGGCAATACCAATGCCGCGTCGATCATGATCGGCGAACGAGCCGCCGAGTTGATTCAGGAAGAACGCGCCGGCGGCCTGAAAATTTCCGCATGA
- a CDS encoding ABC transporter permease — protein MNSQEIPTALADSVNSPTRSAEKPGRFKMIKAIALVMAALIVLTLLNRVDWAHSMPQTWTVDAGSYITRLLAYITQFTIGSYTIVDISRAISGVLALPQRFLGGLLVEGFRFSVFGSSPITLPAIPWFSMAFVLTLLSIWFGGRKLGLLVGGCLAYFLFTGLWVSAVNTLVTVAVAIPIGCGLGLLLGILAYRYPVAEAVLEPFYDTMQTLPIFSYLVLIVVFFGFGPIAGLVALVIYAMPPMARITTFALRRTPQSIVELAQITGCTPRQQCWNVQVPAARAMLLTGLNQVIMLTFSTVIICAIIGGEGLGADVLKGLKSMRLGGALVAGVAITLMAIMLDRACRIWIMRRPGHGQSRKGLITLVCVLVTVAGVVAVWVYPHIAMFPKALEFEPGKFLNQQLKVFNLAFQPQLSALRDGVISGLLRPTRELFASFGWLPSLIGFGGLALITGGRRLAVMVVIMLGAVAWFGLWDKAMVSLYLVIISTLTAIVLGLPLGILAGLNRKAFVILEVVADTLQTLPAFVYLIPVVVLFEVGDFAAYIAIVLYGLAPVSRYVANSLQQVGGEYKEVARMNGCNGTQQFFHVLLPLAFPQIVLGISQTIMLSFGMLIVVALVGSQGLEAQTLSAIGRVQPGEGLISGLGIAALAITVDRIVRATTNKLTPGTKRASGEQA, from the coding sequence ATGAACAGTCAGGAAATCCCCACCGCACTGGCGGATTCGGTGAATTCGCCAACCCGCTCGGCCGAGAAGCCGGGCCGTTTCAAAATGATCAAGGCCATTGCGCTGGTCATGGCGGCACTGATCGTGCTGACGCTGCTCAACCGAGTGGATTGGGCGCACAGCATGCCGCAAACGTGGACCGTGGACGCCGGGAGCTACATCACCCGACTGCTGGCCTACATCACCCAGTTCACAATTGGCAGCTACACCATCGTGGATATTTCCAGGGCGATTTCCGGTGTCCTTGCATTGCCTCAACGCTTCCTCGGCGGGTTGCTGGTCGAGGGCTTCAGGTTCAGTGTCTTCGGTTCGTCACCGATTACGCTGCCGGCGATTCCCTGGTTCTCCATGGCCTTCGTGCTGACCCTGCTCAGCATTTGGTTCGGCGGGAGAAAACTCGGGCTGTTGGTCGGTGGCTGCCTGGCGTACTTCCTCTTTACCGGGTTGTGGGTGTCAGCCGTCAACACACTGGTCACTGTCGCCGTGGCGATTCCCATTGGGTGTGGCCTCGGGTTGCTGCTGGGCATCCTGGCCTATCGGTATCCAGTGGCTGAGGCGGTGCTGGAGCCGTTTTACGACACGATGCAAACGCTGCCGATTTTTTCCTACCTGGTGTTGATCGTGGTGTTCTTTGGCTTCGGCCCCATCGCCGGGCTGGTGGCGCTGGTGATTTATGCCATGCCGCCGATGGCGCGTATCACCACGTTTGCCTTGCGCCGCACGCCGCAGTCGATTGTAGAACTCGCTCAGATCACCGGTTGCACGCCACGCCAACAGTGCTGGAACGTACAGGTTCCGGCGGCCCGGGCGATGCTGCTCACCGGGTTGAACCAGGTGATCATGCTGACGTTTTCCACGGTGATCATCTGCGCGATCATCGGTGGTGAAGGGCTTGGCGCCGATGTGCTCAAAGGGCTCAAGTCCATGCGTTTGGGCGGTGCACTGGTGGCGGGCGTGGCGATCACGTTGATGGCGATCATGCTCGATCGTGCCTGCCGCATCTGGATCATGCGGCGGCCGGGACACGGGCAGTCCAGGAAGGGCTTGATCACCCTGGTGTGCGTGCTGGTGACCGTAGCGGGTGTCGTGGCCGTATGGGTATACCCGCACATTGCAATGTTTCCGAAAGCGCTGGAGTTCGAGCCGGGCAAGTTTCTCAATCAGCAACTCAAGGTGTTCAACCTGGCGTTCCAGCCACAACTCTCCGCGTTGCGCGATGGCGTGATCTCGGGGCTGCTGCGCCCGACCCGCGAGCTGTTCGCCTCGTTCGGCTGGCTGCCCAGCCTGATCGGATTCGGTGGACTCGCGCTGATCACCGGCGGCCGCAGGCTGGCGGTCATGGTGGTGATCATGCTGGGCGCTGTCGCCTGGTTCGGGCTGTGGGACAAAGCCATGGTTTCCCTGTACCTGGTGATCATATCGACCTTGACCGCCATCGTGCTGGGGCTGCCATTGGGCATCCTGGCAGGCCTCAATCGCAAGGCGTTCGTCATCCTCGAAGTGGTGGCTGACACCCTGCAGACGCTGCCGGCGTTTGTCTACCTGATCCCCGTGGTCGTGCTGTTCGAGGTGGGCGATTTCGCGGCCTACATCGCCATCGTTCTCTACGGCCTGGCACCCGTCAGCCGTTACGTCGCCAACAGCCTGCAACAGGTCGGCGGCGAGTACAAGGAAGTGGCGCGCATGAACGGTTGCAACGGCACACAGCAGTTCTTCCATGTGCTGTTGCCGCTGGCCTTTCCGCAAATCGTGCTGGGCATCAGCCAGACCATCATGCTGTCTTTCGGAATGCTGATCGTGGTTGCGCTGGTGGGTTCTCAAGGGCTTGAGGCCCAGACGCTGTCGGCGATCGGTCGTGTTCAGCCCGGTGAAGGTTTGATCTCCGGCCTGGGCATTGCGGCCCTGGCCATCACGGTCGATCGCATCGTCCGTGCTACTACCAACAAGTTGACGCCCGGTACCAAAAGGGCTTCGGGGGAACAGGCATGA
- a CDS encoding quaternary amine ABC transporter ATP-binding protein, producing MLNPIAATEPLALKAVDVWKVFGADCEAYLKAQGNARDAQALEKLGYTTGVREATFEVRTGEIFILMGLSGSGKSTLLRCLTGLYSLSAGEVMIADQSLASATSQQLMEIRRRKISMVFQNFGLLPHLSVLENIAFPLRMNGTPRDKRLAEAQRVLELVGLKGRELFYPHELSGGQQQRVGIARSLVTDPSIWFLDEPFSALDPLIRKEMQNEFIRLQRSLRKTIVFVTHDFDEAVRLGDRIAIMQNGQILQIGTAEDLVLKPANDYVRAFVQDIPREKVVSLRAILEPLSTQAEHNEPFELDQKIGSAAQRLIASDQAIAVKDAKGVIVGQVSRQSYSRWLIK from the coding sequence GTGTTGAACCCTATTGCTGCTACAGAACCACTTGCACTGAAGGCAGTCGATGTCTGGAAAGTTTTCGGTGCCGACTGCGAAGCGTATTTGAAGGCGCAGGGCAATGCGCGCGATGCGCAGGCCCTGGAAAAACTGGGCTACACCACCGGCGTGCGAGAAGCCACATTTGAAGTGCGCACTGGAGAGATTTTCATCCTGATGGGCTTGTCCGGCTCCGGCAAATCAACGCTGCTGCGATGCCTGACCGGGCTGTATTCCCTCAGCGCTGGCGAGGTGATGATTGCCGATCAGTCGCTGGCGTCCGCCACCTCACAGCAGTTGATGGAAATTCGCCGGCGCAAGATCAGCATGGTGTTCCAGAACTTCGGACTGCTGCCGCACTTGAGCGTGCTGGAAAATATCGCGTTCCCGCTGCGCATGAATGGCACGCCACGGGACAAACGCCTGGCCGAGGCACAGCGGGTGCTGGAACTGGTCGGGCTCAAGGGCCGCGAATTGTTCTATCCCCACGAACTGTCCGGCGGACAGCAACAGCGCGTCGGTATCGCCAGGAGTCTGGTCACCGACCCTTCGATCTGGTTCCTCGACGAGCCGTTCTCGGCACTCGACCCACTCATTCGCAAAGAGATGCAGAACGAGTTCATTCGTCTGCAACGCAGCCTGCGCAAAACCATTGTGTTCGTGACCCATGACTTCGATGAAGCCGTTCGCCTGGGAGACCGGATTGCGATCATGCAGAACGGCCAGATTCTGCAAATCGGTACAGCGGAAGACCTGGTGCTCAAGCCTGCCAACGACTATGTACGAGCGTTTGTGCAAGACATCCCGCGGGAGAAAGTGGTGTCGTTGCGGGCGATCCTGGAACCGCTGTCAACGCAGGCCGAGCACAACGAACCGTTCGAACTGGATCAGAAAATCGGCAGTGCTGCGCAACGATTGATTGCCTCGGACCAGGCCATTGCGGTGAAAGATGCCAAGGGAGTCATCGTCGGCCAGGTATCACGTCAGTCCTATTCACGTTGGTTGATCAAATGA
- a CDS encoding glycine betaine ABC transporter substrate-binding protein: MNLGFAQAAVPEISTPVRISFINSSDSDFIAAVYGQALKQAGYEVKYVTVDSAAQYTAVQTGDIDATLGAWQTTGVEMTKAAMASGKVNNYGPTGVKVTEGWWYPDYLKQFCPGLPAFEALKQPKCAEALATADTKPKARFVDAPADWGSRSDVRITTYQLPFNVINSGSPSALLATFQGAIDRKQPILGWMFTPNWFTEKNPGEFVQFPDTRLEVDVLKLGNKQAYAAIPAAEKILQKFTLDKQAVATAMDKIDNDGSSPEDEADAWIASHKDVVQGWSK; the protein is encoded by the coding sequence ATGAACTTAGGCTTCGCCCAGGCTGCCGTGCCTGAAATTTCGACACCGGTGCGAATCTCGTTCATCAACTCTTCAGACTCCGATTTCATTGCAGCGGTGTATGGCCAGGCACTCAAGCAAGCGGGGTACGAGGTCAAGTATGTGACCGTGGACTCCGCGGCCCAGTACACCGCTGTGCAAACCGGTGATATCGACGCCACGCTCGGTGCCTGGCAAACCACCGGTGTGGAGATGACCAAGGCCGCCATGGCGTCCGGCAAGGTCAATAACTACGGCCCGACCGGGGTCAAAGTCACCGAAGGTTGGTGGTACCCGGACTACCTCAAGCAATTCTGCCCGGGACTGCCTGCTTTCGAGGCGCTCAAACAACCCAAGTGCGCTGAAGCCCTGGCCACCGCCGACACCAAGCCCAAGGCACGTTTTGTCGATGCCCCGGCTGACTGGGGCTCGCGGTCCGATGTACGCATCACCACCTATCAACTGCCATTCAATGTGATCAATTCGGGTTCGCCTTCGGCACTGTTGGCCACGTTCCAGGGCGCCATTGATCGCAAGCAGCCGATCCTTGGCTGGATGTTCACGCCGAACTGGTTCACCGAAAAAAATCCCGGTGAGTTTGTGCAGTTTCCCGACACCCGCCTGGAGGTCGACGTGCTGAAACTGGGCAACAAACAGGCGTATGCCGCCATACCGGCCGCGGAAAAAATCTTGCAAAAGTTCACCCTGGACAAGCAAGCCGTGGCCACGGCCATGGATAAGATCGATAACGACGGCAGTTCACCTGAAGACGAAGCCGATGCATGGATTGCCTCCCACAAGGACGTTGTTCAGGGCTGGTCGAAATAG
- a CDS encoding GMC family oxidoreductase, which translates to MVDFIVIGGGSTGCTVASRLSEDKSASVVLFEEGPRDRNPYIHIPGAYYKTAQGPLLKRYAWEPTQDQRRCETPTMVQASVLGGGSSVNAMIYIRGVPADYDGWAQQGATGWSYKDVLPYFKKAEDNERFCNDVHGVGGPLGVSDPINIHPLTKVWLHACQQYGLPYNEDFNSGTPQGCGLYQITAKNGFRSSAAVAYLAPAKSRKNLTVKTGCRVIRILTQGNKAIGVEYIENGVRQIMHADKEIVLSAGAINSPRLLMLSGIGPAAQLQRHGIKVIKDSPGVGQNLQDHIEVSLVYELTGPHSYDKYKKLHWKMLAGLQYALFRQGPAASNLIEGGAFWWGDKAATNPDIQYFMVVGAGIEEGVDSVPGGNGCTLNLGQIRPRSRGYVELYSADPMSPPRIVPNYFSDPYDIESLVDGCLVGEEIMSQAAFKPYLARRHVPCAAVSTREAMKKFCHEEAHAALHPSGTCRMGVDEHSVVAPDLKVHGMEGLRVADASIMPTLISGNPNSVCIMIGEKAADMIRSGQ; encoded by the coding sequence ATGGTGGATTTCATCGTAATCGGAGGCGGCTCGACAGGCTGCACAGTGGCATCGAGACTCAGCGAAGACAAGTCTGCGTCGGTTGTTCTTTTTGAAGAGGGGCCGCGTGATCGCAATCCCTACATCCATATTCCAGGCGCCTATTACAAAACGGCGCAAGGTCCGCTGCTCAAGCGCTATGCGTGGGAGCCCACGCAAGATCAACGCCGTTGCGAAACGCCGACCATGGTCCAGGCCAGCGTGCTGGGGGGCGGGAGTTCGGTCAATGCGATGATTTATATTCGCGGCGTACCCGCCGATTACGACGGTTGGGCGCAGCAGGGCGCTACGGGCTGGTCTTACAAGGACGTATTGCCCTATTTCAAAAAAGCCGAGGATAACGAGCGTTTCTGCAACGACGTTCATGGCGTCGGTGGCCCGCTGGGGGTGTCTGACCCGATCAATATCCATCCACTGACCAAGGTTTGGCTGCACGCTTGCCAGCAGTACGGTTTGCCGTACAACGAGGACTTCAACTCAGGCACACCGCAGGGCTGCGGGCTGTATCAAATCACCGCGAAAAACGGCTTTCGAAGCAGTGCGGCAGTGGCCTATCTGGCGCCCGCCAAATCACGCAAGAACCTGACGGTGAAAACCGGATGCCGCGTGATCCGTATCCTGACCCAGGGCAACAAAGCGATCGGCGTTGAATACATCGAGAACGGGGTGCGTCAGATCATGCACGCCGACAAGGAGATCGTGTTATCGGCCGGTGCCATCAACTCACCGCGCTTGTTGATGTTGTCGGGGATCGGCCCGGCCGCACAGCTTCAAAGGCATGGCATCAAGGTGATCAAGGACTCGCCCGGCGTGGGTCAGAACCTTCAGGACCATATCGAAGTGTCATTGGTGTATGAGCTGACGGGGCCCCACAGCTACGACAAGTACAAGAAGCTGCATTGGAAAATGCTGGCGGGTTTGCAGTACGCCCTGTTCAGGCAAGGCCCGGCGGCGTCCAACCTGATCGAGGGCGGTGCCTTCTGGTGGGGAGACAAGGCGGCAACCAATCCCGATATCCAGTACTTCATGGTCGTTGGCGCGGGCATCGAAGAGGGCGTCGACTCGGTTCCCGGGGGCAATGGCTGTACCTTGAATCTGGGGCAGATCCGTCCAAGGTCCAGGGGCTATGTCGAACTGTATTCAGCCGACCCGATGTCGCCACCGCGCATCGTGCCCAACTACTTCAGCGATCCGTATGACATTGAAAGCCTGGTGGATGGTTGCCTGGTGGGTGAGGAAATCATGTCCCAGGCCGCGTTCAAACCCTACCTCGCAAGGCGTCATGTACCGTGCGCGGCCGTCAGTACTCGAGAAGCGATGAAAAAGTTCTGCCACGAAGAAGCCCACGCGGCGCTGCACCCCTCAGGCACCTGCCGCATGGGAGTGGATGAGCACTCGGTTGTCGCGCCGGATCTCAAGGTGCATGGCATGGAAGGGCTGCGCGTTGCTGACGCATCGATCATGCCCACACTGATTTCAGGTAACCCTAACTCGGTGTGCATCATGATTGGAGAAAAGGCCGCCGACATGATCAGAAGCGGTCAATAG
- a CDS encoding sugar phosphate isomerase/epimerase family protein: MTTQKNILALHSTVAKHSTLAMDIDIARTVGFDALEIYSGKLEAWLQAGYSEAELKALLKDIPVTGIGYLRDIERQGTERDDMLKEAQRLFQLANLVGAKGVQVLTGPINVQAVIDYRQRGASDHYSGLLGLDEFEQYALTARNLAALADLAQQYDVLLYLEALSWTPLNTLEHQLQLIDRTERHNVKMVIDYWHCFTSGVKPEDIARINAEVIYGVHVCDSLPFAGGIPNEEVLRDVPTGDGVLNLAEWTAAVKATGYDGWWSCELFCKKQQQQNSYEVAKDLKALLSRLVGR; the protein is encoded by the coding sequence ATGACCACTCAAAAAAACATCCTGGCCTTGCATTCCACAGTCGCAAAACATTCGACACTGGCGATGGACATCGACATTGCCAGAACTGTCGGTTTCGATGCGCTGGAGATCTACAGCGGCAAACTGGAGGCCTGGTTGCAGGCCGGCTACTCGGAGGCGGAACTCAAAGCCTTGCTCAAGGATATCCCTGTCACGGGGATCGGCTACCTGAGGGATATCGAACGCCAGGGCACCGAGCGCGATGACATGCTCAAAGAAGCTCAACGGTTGTTTCAACTAGCCAATCTGGTCGGCGCAAAAGGTGTCCAAGTGCTCACCGGGCCCATCAATGTCCAGGCCGTGATCGATTACCGGCAGCGCGGCGCGAGCGATCACTACAGCGGATTACTGGGGCTGGACGAGTTCGAGCAATATGCACTGACGGCGAGGAATCTGGCGGCGCTGGCAGACCTGGCACAACAATACGATGTCCTTCTTTATCTCGAAGCCTTGTCATGGACCCCGTTGAATACACTGGAACATCAACTGCAACTGATTGATCGCACCGAGCGCCACAACGTCAAAATGGTGATCGATTACTGGCATTGCTTTACGTCTGGCGTCAAGCCCGAAGACATCGCACGCATCAACGCCGAGGTTATCTACGGCGTGCATGTGTGCGACTCGTTGCCTTTTGCTGGCGGTATTCCCAATGAAGAAGTACTGCGCGATGTCCCGACAGGGGACGGAGTATTGAACCTCGCCGAGTGGACGGCTGCAGTGAAGGCCACCGGTTACGACGGTTGGTGGAGTTGTGAGTTGTTTTGTAAAAAACAACAGCAACAAAACAGCTATGAGGTCGCGAAAGACCTGAAGGCGCTTCTGAGCCGCCTTGTTGGCCGATAA